Proteins encoded together in one Amblyomma americanum isolate KBUSLIRL-KWMA chromosome 1, ASM5285725v1, whole genome shotgun sequence window:
- the LOC144105625 gene encoding phosphatidylinositol-3,5-bisphosphate 3-phosphatase MTMR14-like — translation MAKARVARARMRFAVPVILYDGKNICRSATLSGGLEIYGRTIIKFLGCMLTGRLESSEVDVTHSLCGWKIPC, via the exons ATGGCGAAGGCACGCGTCGCAAGAGCCCGCATGCGCTTCGCTGTTCCAGTCATCTTGTACGACGGCAAG AACATCTGCAGGTCAGCGACGCTTTCCGGCGGCCTGGAGATCTATGGGCGAACAATCATCAAGTTCTTGG GATGTATGCTGACGGGTCGACTAGAAAGCAGCGAGGTTGATGTCACGCATTCGCTCTGCGGCTGGAAGATTCCGTGCTGA